The window ATGCCATGCCCTTAACCTTAGAGGTAATGATATCTTATCGGACACTACCATGTACTCCTTTGATATTTCTAAATAAAAGGATCTCATCAAAATTTTGAAACGCTCAGTTTAGGTCATATGTTTCCTGAATCTTGCAAGCGTCGAGTTTGCCGAAGATGCAAGGCATCGCCGCACCCCGTGCCGTGATCACTCTGATCCGGCGCCGGAGAGATGGCTGGCCACGGGCTCAAGGAGTAGACTGGTCGAGACCTTTGAAAAACGTTCAATTTTGTTCAAGGTCAAGGAAGGCGAAAATTTCAACCGCAGGAATACATTTAGTATTTTGAGGATTGAAATTTGAGCCTGACGCCGCAATTGAAAGGTCTCTGGTCCTTACCCGTAACTTTTTAAGTGGAGTCGGAACCCATGGAAGACAAGTTGCCTCCTCGCCTTACACGTACCGTGACCGGGGCGGGATGAGCCTCTAAACTCCCTCCAGGGGACCTGGACAAGGCACTCTGTGGCTTGGAATTTCCAGCCGACGAGAACCTCATCGTGGGCCTGGACCGGGCGGACGACGCGGGGGTTTACAGGGTCACCGATGATATCGCAATCATCCAGACCGTCGATTTTTTCACCCCTGTGGTTGATGATCCATACTGGTTCGGGCAAATCGCCGCTGCAAACGCGTTAAGCGACGTTTACGCCATGGGGGGAGTTCCCAAGACCGCCATGAATCTCGTGGCCTTCCCCCGCCGTGAGATGGATCTTTCCGTGCTGAGAAAAATCATCCAGGGGGGCTTAGACAAAATGAAAGAGGCCGGCGTCGTCCTTGTGGGCGGCCACAGCGTGGAGGACAAAGAACTCAAGTACGGCCTTTCCGTCACGGGCTTCATCCATCCGGACCGGGTATTGACCAAGAAGGACATCCGGCCTGGAGACCGCCTGATCCTGACAAAGCCCCTCGGGACGGGAATCATCAATACTGCTATCAAGGGAGGCATGGCCTCGCCCGAACTCATTGAAAAGGTGACCCGGCTGATGGCCACCCTGAACCGCAGGGCGGCGGAAATCATGGGAGGTTTTCCGGTCCATGCCTGCACCGATATCACGGGGTTCGGACTCCTGGGGCACCTAGCCGAGATGGTCGTGGATTCGGAGGCGGGGATCACCATCCACTCCCGGGACATCCCGGTCATCCCCGAGGCCCTGGATTTGGCCGCAATAGGCCTCGTTCCGGGAGGGACACACCGTAACCGGGAATTTCGATCCACTATGGTCGACCTTGATCCCCAGGTGGGACCTGTCATGCAGGACATCCTCTACGACCCCCAGACATCGGGGGGGCTGTTGATCTGCGTGGACGGTGCCTCAGCCGACGCTCTCCTGGACGCGCTCGTTACCGGGGGGGTTGAAGATGCCGCCGTAGTGGGTGAAGTCCTTCCCTCGCCCGTGGAGCGAATAGTAGTCACATAGGACCTGAATCCCGCAGTGAGCGGAGCCATGGAAGGCGGAACGAACGGGGTGAAGAGAATATGCCGAACTCTGCATGAAGCAGCAAACTCTATTTGGGGTAAAATGAAATGAAGAAAGAAATCGACTGCCGTGGGCTGGCCTGCCCGGCCCCGGTGCTGGAGACAAAGAAGGCGATTGAAGAGGACAAGCCCAGCCTCATACGGGTGACCGTAGACAATGAAGCAGCGAGGCAAAACGTGACCCGGTTCCTGGAAACTCAAAAGTACCAGGTCTCCGTGGAAAAGGACGATGCTGGTTTCCACGTCACCGGGATCAAGGAGGAGAAGGCATCAACGGAGGAGGCAACCTCTGCGGATCGTCTTGAAGCGGCCGGAAAGAAAATACTGATCATGGTGGCCACAGACCGAATGGGTCATGGGGACGACGGGCTGGGCAAGAAACTGCTGATCAATTTTCTGACCACCCTGGAAGAAATGGGCAAAGACCTGTGGCGCCTGGTCTTTGTAAACAACGGGGTCAAGCTCACTATCGACGGATCGGAAGCCCTTCCGGTCTTAAAGAGACTGGAGGAGAATGGGATCACCATCCTGGTGTGCGGGACCTGCCTCGATCACTTCGATCTTCTGGACAGGAAAAAGGTGGGAGAGACCACCAACATGCTGGATATTGTCACGGCCATGCAACTGGCCGACAAAGTGATCAATATCTGATATTTCGCCCTGAGGAAAGGGCGGCAAGCCCCCCTACTATTGAATGGAGGCAATCTGGTCCAATTCCGTGGCCCCGATCGTCTTTTCAATGTTCAGGAGGATCTTAACGCCGCCTTCCATCTTGGCCATGCCGAGGATATATTCCGTGTCCAGCTTCGTCCCGAAGGTGGGGGTGGCCTCGATGTCTTCCTCTTTGATGTTGAGAACCTCAGAGACGGAATCCACAACGATACCGATAACCATCTGGCCGGATTCCTGTTCGATCTCCACCACAATGATACAGGTCCGTTCGGTGTATTCCGTCTCCTCCATCCCGAAGCGAAGCCGCAAGTCGATCACTGGGATGACCTTCCCCCGTAAGTTAACGACACCCTTCACAAAATCCGGAGTCCGGGGAACGGGGGTAATGGGCATCATGCCTATGATCTCCTTGATTTTCAGGATCCCGATCCCGTATTCCTCGCCGTCGAGAGAAAAGGTGAGGTATTTCCCCTCCTTTTGACCCATGACATTGATCGCTTGGCCCATCTTTTCCGCCAGTTCAGCCATTTCCTGAACCTCCCTGTTTCCGGGTCGTTCTGAACCTCAATGGGGTCCTGTTCTCATCCATCGGCACCTCAGGGCATTTCCTTGAATACTTTTCAGTGAAAACGACACAACGAAGATCCGAAATAAGCCGCTTCGTGAAGATCCTTTTACCCCTCCTCGGACAGACGTTCACGCATAATTTGGGTTTAAAGGTCTCCAAAGCAGGCGGGATGAATCATGCGGGGACTTTGACGAAATGGTGAGCGATGCCATGGTGGGATGGAGGAAGGATGAAAGTCTCTTGACTGTCACGGGTAGGGAAAGTGATGCGGCCGGTTCATTTCCGCCCCATCATCAGGCAGGTGCCCACGGCCCGTCATCCCCGTTTTTCCATCCATCCAGAGCATCTTTCAGGGCCTTTCTTTTCTCCTCCGTGAAAGTCTTCCACCCAGGATCAGCCTTCAGATTGGGGAGAACAGCGGAGCCTGAAATTCCCTTGTTCTCAAGCTTTTTCATCAAACTGGCCATCTGCTTTTTCTTTTCTTCTTCCAGTTGGCTGGTATAATCCCACAATTTCTTCCTGAGCGGACCTGTCTCAAGGCCAAGGACATCTTCCATGGCTTGAAAAACGGCTTCCTCGTTTTTTCCGGGCTCCAATCGATTCAGGACTTCTTCCGTCAAAAGTCGCCGGGCGAGATCTTCGTCCTGCTTCCAAAGATCAGAGGCTTCCCTCTTCATGCGATGAATGTCCAGGGCTCCGTCGATGTATCTCTGAACAAGGCCCTTTACCTTACCTTTAATTTCCTGCTCCCGAAAACCTTTCTTCTCCTCCTCGCTCACGCTGATTCCCTGGAGCTTTTCCATGATGATGTCCATCGTACTCCGTATCTCACCCATGAAGGCACACCTCCACCCTTTCTTACCTTTCAATCAGTCGGGAACATACCCCCAGCCTGCTTTCGTTCCCGGTAAAGCCGGGGTCTCATCCTTTCTCCTCTCCGGATGAAACAGACGGACATTTCTGATGCGTGGGATGCCCGTTGGAATCCCTTTCCACTGAGAGGATTCTGAAAGTACCAAGAACCTTTTGAAAGGTAGTAACGTCCGTTTCCGAAAACTTGTCCTCTTCTGCATTGTACCGGATACTGTAATACCATTCATCGTTGAGGAATCCATAGTAGAGGGTCCTGAAACGATGTCCTTTCCTGGTCCGATAAGTGAACTCGATTTTAAACCCATTGTAACCGTTCACTTCCGCAGGGCTGATTTCAAGTACATTCAGGTCCAGCACATCCTCATCGGATGCGATTTCTTCCCGAACCACCTCAGCCGCCTCAAGCGGGACCATCCCTGGATCAAACCCGCGCTTGGCATGTTTGAAGGGTTTTTCAACAGGCCGTTGCTGGATCAGGATATACTGAGAAAAGGGGTCTTCTCGGGTAAACATGACAAACTTGGAGACATTGATCCTTATCCAGTGATCAGGAGCGGCATAGGAAAAACGTAGCGGGACCTTCGACCCGGATCCGCCCCCATGGGGAGAGGAAGCACATGCAGTGAGGGCAGCAAGTGCGAGGATGAAAAGGCTTTTCATGAGTCTATCCATACTCGTTTTCATTTCAGTCCACCTTGCTGGAATTATTTGTATTTAGTGTCCATCCATAAATAGGCAATTTGGTTCAAGGTCAAGGAAGGCGAAGATTTTAACCATCCCGCTCAGAATACCAAGCGGCAGAGGCACCATACATTGAAGTATTTCGAAGATTAAACCCAAATTATGCGTGAAAAATGAAATAGATTTTTATTACAATATGTTAAAGCATTCTGAGAGCACCCGATGGGTGAAGGGTAAAAGGATGTTCCCTCCGCTACGTTCCCGCCAAACAGCCGGCGGGCAGGCGCTACGCCGTCCATGGCTCCGCTCACTGCCGATTTTGGCCCTTCCGCTCTCCCTGCCTGCGGCAGGCAGGCTGCTCCAGAGCCAAAATAGGCCGCTCCGGGAAAATCCTTTTACCCTTCCTTGGACAAGCGTCCCACATAATTTGGATTAAATTTTGTCCACACTTCATTTGGACTTCCCACCCTTCGGATGGGTCCCCGGTTTGAGCCTGACGCAGCCTGGTCACGCCGTAGCCGTAGCGAAGGCGGAAGATTGGGGAAAAGGGCCATTTATGGATGGGCACTATTTACATAACCATCGAAGGAAACCCTCGCCCTTTCCGTGAGTCCATATATTACTGCATCATACCCTTTATGGAATCCAGAGGGCAACCCCCGAAAAACGTCCCATCGGGACTGAAGACCTTCCGGCTGCTGATATCGGGCGGACCTTCTCGATAACCCTTGTCGGATCCTCCCGGGAGATCCTGACCTTTTTGGGTTGTGCCAAGGTCCCCTGCCCTAACTCTCTCTAACATTCTGCAAGAATCATGCAACCTTTAAAAAACGATGCGATTCCGGCCTTTAGAGGAATCTTTATGTCCCTCGAGTGAATGGAAAAGTGCTCAAATGGGTACCTGGATTATACATATTCCCGTCAACGAACTATATCCGACATACCTCAGCAGATGGTGTTTCTCCATTCATCGCAACACCCGGGAGAAAACGTTCCCCTGAAACACGGATTGCCACCCCGCCTCCCGTCCCCGGCGGTTTTCCCTTAAAGATATTGACTAAAATCGGATCTTGGCTAGAATGAAATGTAGGCAAAAATGCTGTGTAGATGAGAAACCCTGAAGATCAACAGAGTGGGCATTACACTGGGCCCATAGGAAAAATGAAGTATACTATGGCCTTATGACAGGAAAAAAGACCTTTACCGGATTAAAGGAAAGGGGTAGGACCGGTATGAAAAAATTGTTTGCATTGCTGGTGTTGAGCATGTTTCTCTTTGGATGCGGTGCAGCAGCCAGGGAATCCGAATTCTGGCAACATGACACCCTTTACAAGAACTGGGATCACACCAAGTTCAGCCTCTGGGGATACAAACACCCTACCAAGGAGACTTACAAGAAATCCCTCGAACAGGGATGGTGGGGAATTGAGATTCCTTACATTCCGGCTGAGTAATTCCTTCCTCATTCAAGAGGCGGCCTGAGAAAAGGAGAGAAAATTATATACCCTGGCCTGAATGGATTCCAGGGGGCGGAGAAAGGATACGTTTCCCGACGTCCCTCAGGGTAGGATTGCTCGGGACGATCCATTACAACGGCTCAACCGCAGGCACCTCTCATATCCACCGACAGAAGCGCCTCGTGCATGGAGGATGTTGCGAGGCCGTTGAAAATATGCGATTTTGTTCACGGGCAAGTCTATGGCTTGCCCGTGAACAAATTTTTTCATTTTATGGCCGGGCCCCCTCCTAGTTCTGCCCCAATGCTTCCATGACCGCATTATGAATGACCGGCCGGAACTCCCTTATCTTCTCATTCTTACGGGAAGGGTGGATGCGGTTCGTGAGAAAAACGACGATGACATCCTTTTCAAGGTCCATCCATACGGATGTCCCGGTAAATCCCAGGTGCCCGACGCTCTTCTTGGAAAAAAGGCCCCCTGCGCTCGAATGCTCTGTTGAGGGCGTATCCCACCCCAGGGCCCAGGTATTCCCCTTTACCGTCTCCTGTCTCTCGAAAAAGAGTCTGACCGTCTCCGGCTCGAAGAAATCCTTCCGAACACCCAGATAATGCCCGCGCAGCATATCGAGTAAAACGTAGACTTCCTCCGCGGTTCCGAACAACCCCGCGTGCCCGGAATACCCCCCTAAGGCGTAAGCGTTCTCATCGTGCACTTCCCCGCGAAGGATCTTCCTGCGCCAGGGGCACTCCTCCGTTGGAGCTATATCCTCCAATCCGACCCCCTCAGGCGCCTGCGGGAATCCGCCGAGGAACGTCCTCCGCAATCCCAAGGGACCGTAGAAATGCCTTTCCAAAAAAGTGGGGAGGGCCTCTCCGGCAGCCTCCTCGACGACCCATTCGAGAAGCATGAAGCCCGGGTCGCTGTAAACGGCCCTGGTCCCTGGGGGATATTCCAGGGGCAGCCCTAGTATTTGCTCCCTTAACAGTCTTTTCCTGACATCGGGAAGGAAATGTACCAGGTGAAGGTAGAAGGGTCTCCACGCCGGTAGACCAGAGCAATGGCTGAGGAGTTGGCGCGGAGTAATAGATCCCTTTTCTCCGAGACCGCCAAAGGACAGGATTCCACCGAGGGGCCGATCCAGGTCGAGTTGTCTCCTGTCTACCAGGCTCATCATGGCCAGGGCCGTGGCAAGGGGCTTGGTAAGAGAAGCCAGGTCAAAGATCGTGTCCCTTTTCATGGGAAGTTTCCGGGGCCGGGTGGATTGATACCCGGCGGCCTCGAAAAACACTATTTTCCCTTTCCAGGCCGCCAGGAGCACGGCTCCCGGATAGATACCCGCACCCGCACCTTCCGAAATGAGCTTTTTCAGCCTCACGCTCTCAGGATTTTCAAGAACCCTCACCTTCCACCCCCATTGTGCAGGACGATCCAGGCCAACTCCCATTTACACGGCAAGGACGGATTCCTCATATTGGGCTACGACAGCATCTGCGGTCACAAGGAGCAGGCCTTCTGTGCGGGCCTGAGCAAGAAGCATGCGATCAAAAGGGTCTTTGTGAAGTGGCGGCAACGACTCAACCCGTAAGGCATGTTCGGCGGTTACAGGCAGCTCGGTGTACCCGTGGGCAACAAGCCCTTTTCTGAAACGGTAGGCATCAACCTTGAAATCCTTCCGGCCAAGGCCCAATTTTATGATGATTTCCCAGATGCTTACTGCGCTGAAAAACAGTGTGTTTTCAGGTGAGGTCAAAATTGTACGCACTGATTCGGTAAGCTTTTCGGGCACTCCTGCTGCCAACAGGAGGATGTGCGTGTCAAGCAGCAGTTTCACGACTCTTTTCCCCCCTCAAAAAACACCCTGATCTCTGATCCTCCCATGGTGTCGAAATCATCAGGGACTGAAATACTACCTGACATAAATCCAAGTTTCCCATTCCCCTGCTTTTCTTCGTCGGCCAGAGGCACGACCTTGACCAGCGGTTTTCCCGCCTTGGCAATAACAAATGCCTTTCCTCGTGCAGCCTCATCGACGAGCCGGGACAGATGAGTTTTCGCCTCGTGAATATTGATAGTCTCCATATATAACAAATACCCCCTCAGCTGAATTTAGTCCAATAAACTTAGTTTAACCAAAAACCATCACTTCCTGTCAACCTTAAAATCGCGATGAGGAGGTTAAACCCGTACTGCAGTTGAGGTATACAATAAATATTTCACTACACCTAAAACTCATAAGAGCGGCCTTGACAATGGAGTCCACAGCATACTAACTAATCCCAGTTTCTTATTCCAATCCTGGCAACAAAAGTGAGGGAGACCATGCCGACACATACATTGATCGCCGGTCACGGCCGATTCAAAGAGCATTTCAGCAAAAACCGGGACTTCTTTCTGGCCCTTGCCCAGAAAGGACAATCTCCCAAGGTTTTATGGGTCGGGTGTTCCGATTCCCGGGTGGTTCCGGAACAGATCATGGGGGCGGATCCCGGAGAATTGTTCATCATCAGGAACATCGCCAATATCGTTCCTCCTGTGGGCAAGGGGGCTGATTCCGTTGGAGCGGCCATCGAGTATGCCGTTCTTCACCTCCAGGTGCCCCACATCGTGATCTGCGGGCATACGGAGTGCGGAGGGATCAAGGCCCTCGGAGAGGCCCTCGACATGGAGCACGAGCCCCATATTACACGCTGGCTTGAAAACGCCCGCCCCGCCCGGGAACGGGTGGAGGCAAGTGCCGGTTCCGAAATCGATCCCTACCTGGAAACCATCAAGGCCAACGTGCTGCTTCAAATGGAACACCTCATGACTTACCCCTGCGTCCGGGAAGCGGTGGAGGCCGGCCGCCTGACGATCCACGGGTGGCTCTATGATCTTCATAATGGAGATCTCTTCAGCTATAATGACAGCGAAAAAGGATGGACTCCTCTTTCCCTTCCCGGGCAAGAATGAGGCGGGGAACCCCCGCCCCGGGGGTCTTCAGAGATTCATTCCTCTCCGGTGTGGGTTGACCTCTCCGTTCTTTCCCGCCGGGTCCGGCACACCTTCAATCTGAATCCCTTCTTCCCTTCCCCTAAAAGGATTTGAACGGGCCCCCCGATCGGGGCCCATGTAAATTCTCCTCGGTAGGCCGCAAGACAGACCCCCACCACGAAATTTCTGCGGGGGTCGCTTAAATCCTGATCTTAGGGAAATCGGACAAGAGCTCCACCGAGAGCCCCTATTGAGCCGGTTTCGGGGGAAAATTATCCTTGACAATTTCGGACGGCTTAACTATAAAACGAACGTTCGTTTGACTATCAGCCGATTTCGGTATCATGACATGTCCAAGCCCAAGAACCCGGAAAAGCGCAAGGAGATTCGAAGGGTCGTAGCCCGCCTTTTCGCCGTGAAGGGTTACCATGGCACTTCCATGCGGGAGATCGGACGGACTCTCGGCATGAACCAGTCCTCCCTCTACCATTACTTTTCGAGCAAGGAAGAGATCCTCTTTCTCATCATGAACGAGGCCATGGATGAGGCCCTCGCAGTCCTGAGGGATATTTGTTCTTCTAACCTCTCCCCGGAAGAGAAGCTCGACCGTGTCCTGGCTTTTTATACCCGCTATTATGCGGGGGACCAGGACAGCCTTTCCCTGCTGGTAAACGAGATGAATTCCCTGGGCAGGGAATACCGGCAGGTTCTGGTGGAAAAGGAGAGGGA is drawn from Deltaproteobacteria bacterium and contains these coding sequences:
- a CDS encoding type II toxin-antitoxin system Phd/YefM family antitoxin, with the translated sequence METINIHEAKTHLSRLVDEAARGKAFVIAKAGKPLVKVVPLADEEKQGNGKLGFMSGSISVPDDFDTMGGSEIRVFFEGGKES
- a CDS encoding serine hydrolase yields the protein MRVLENPESVRLKKLISEGAGAGIYPGAVLLAAWKGKIVFFEAAGYQSTRPRKLPMKRDTIFDLASLTKPLATALAMMSLVDRRQLDLDRPLGGILSFGGLGEKGSITPRQLLSHCSGLPAWRPFYLHLVHFLPDVRKRLLREQILGLPLEYPPGTRAVYSDPGFMLLEWVVEEAAGEALPTFLERHFYGPLGLRRTFLGGFPQAPEGVGLEDIAPTEECPWRRKILRGEVHDENAYALGGYSGHAGLFGTAEEVYVLLDMLRGHYLGVRKDFFEPETVRLFFERQETVKGNTWALGWDTPSTEHSSAGGLFSKKSVGHLGFTGTSVWMDLEKDVIVVFLTNRIHPSRKNEKIREFRPVIHNAVMEALGQN
- a CDS encoding TetR family transcriptional regulator, translating into MSKPKNPEKRKEIRRVVARLFAVKGYHGTSMREIGRTLGMNQSSLYHYFSSKEEILFLIMNEAMDEALAVLRDICSSNLSPEEKLDRVLAFYTRYYAGDQDSLSLLVNEMNSLGREYRQVLVEKEREYVKLIRSILEELMRTRKMKDIDPTIATFAFFGMVHYTIKWYRKDGPIGPDRLADHFVKIFTKGILYPP
- a CDS encoding type II toxin-antitoxin system VapC family toxin, producing the protein MKLLLDTHILLLAAGVPEKLTESVRTILTSPENTLFFSAVSIWEIIIKLGLGRKDFKVDAYRFRKGLVAHGYTELPVTAEHALRVESLPPLHKDPFDRMLLAQARTEGLLLVTADAVVAQYEESVLAV
- a CDS encoding purine-binding chemotaxis protein CheW, with the protein product MAELAEKMGQAINVMGQKEGKYLTFSLDGEEYGIGILKIKEIIGMMPITPVPRTPDFVKGVVNLRGKVIPVIDLRLRFGMEETEYTERTCIIVVEIEQESGQMVIGIVVDSVSEVLNIKEEDIEATPTFGTKLDTEYILGMAKMEGGVKILLNIEKTIGATELDQIASIQ
- the selD gene encoding selenide, water dikinase SelD → MEDKLPPRLTRTVTGAGUASKLPPGDLDKALCGLEFPADENLIVGLDRADDAGVYRVTDDIAIIQTVDFFTPVVDDPYWFGQIAAANALSDVYAMGGVPKTAMNLVAFPRREMDLSVLRKIIQGGLDKMKEAGVVLVGGHSVEDKELKYGLSVTGFIHPDRVLTKKDIRPGDRLILTKPLGTGIINTAIKGGMASPELIEKVTRLMATLNRRAAEIMGGFPVHACTDITGFGLLGHLAEMVVDSEAGITIHSRDIPVIPEALDLAAIGLVPGGTHRNREFRSTMVDLDPQVGPVMQDILYDPQTSGGLLICVDGASADALLDALVTGGVEDAAVVGEVLPSPVERIVVT
- the yedF gene encoding sulfurtransferase-like selenium metabolism protein YedF, which produces MKKEIDCRGLACPAPVLETKKAIEEDKPSLIRVTVDNEAARQNVTRFLETQKYQVSVEKDDAGFHVTGIKEEKASTEEATSADRLEAAGKKILIMVATDRMGHGDDGLGKKLLINFLTTLEEMGKDLWRLVFVNNGVKLTIDGSEALPVLKRLEENGITILVCGTCLDHFDLLDRKKVGETTNMLDIVTAMQLADKVINI
- a CDS encoding carbonic anhydrase yields the protein MPTHTLIAGHGRFKEHFSKNRDFFLALAQKGQSPKVLWVGCSDSRVVPEQIMGADPGELFIIRNIANIVPPVGKGADSVGAAIEYAVLHLQVPHIVICGHTECGGIKALGEALDMEHEPHITRWLENARPARERVEASAGSEIDPYLETIKANVLLQMEHLMTYPCVREAVEAGRLTIHGWLYDLHNGDLFSYNDSEKGWTPLSLPGQE